One Streptomyces mobaraensis NBRC 13819 = DSM 40847 DNA segment encodes these proteins:
- a CDS encoding cupin domain-containing protein: protein MTDEPKTGTGRMTTPPTASVVAPGEGETILLGPTHMRVLEDGGNTGHRLGVTESVLAPHTPGPPQHRHARHDEGFYVLSGTVRFTVGDRDHDATAGTFVLVPPGTPHTFANTTGQPAVMLSIFTPDLYVQYFRDLRDMTADGRTPSPRAHRETMSRYATEPAADPS from the coding sequence ATGACCGACGAACCGAAAACCGGCACCGGCCGGATGACCACCCCGCCCACCGCCTCGGTGGTCGCCCCGGGCGAGGGGGAGACGATCCTCCTGGGCCCCACCCATATGCGCGTCCTCGAGGACGGCGGCAACACCGGCCACCGCCTCGGGGTCACCGAGTCCGTTCTCGCGCCGCACACACCCGGACCGCCGCAGCACCGCCACGCCCGGCACGACGAGGGCTTCTACGTCCTCTCCGGCACGGTGCGGTTCACGGTCGGGGACCGGGACCACGACGCGACCGCGGGCACCTTCGTGCTCGTCCCGCCCGGAACCCCGCACACGTTCGCCAACACGACCGGCCAACCGGCCGTCATGCTCAGCATCTTCACGCCGGACCTGTACGTGCAGTACTTCCGCGACCTCCGGGACATGACGGCCGACGGACGCACCCCGAGCCCCCGCGCACACCGCGAGACGATGAGCCGCTACGCGACGGAACCGGCCGCCGACCCCTCGTGA
- a CDS encoding LysR family transcriptional regulator: protein MELRTLRYFVAVAEELHFGRAAARLHMSQPPLSRAVRRLEADVGAALFDRSPAGVALTPAGAVLLDEARALLDRADRARDRVAAAAGAAGLTVGILGDGGGPDAARLARAFRRRHPHAEVRVRDTDLTDPTCGLHAGTVDVALTRGPFDDTGLTVRELRAEPVGALLRADDPLARRDRLRPADLADRRWFRFPAGTDPLWQAYWNAGEPREGPVVRAVRECRQAVLWNGTVGMTVLGHEPGEGLAVVPLDGVPPSRVVVAWRAGEASPLVRSFVRIAVGVYGD, encoded by the coding sequence ATGGAGCTGCGCACCCTGCGGTATTTCGTGGCGGTCGCCGAGGAACTCCACTTCGGCCGGGCCGCCGCACGGCTGCACATGAGCCAGCCGCCGCTGAGCCGGGCGGTCAGACGGCTGGAGGCCGACGTCGGTGCCGCGCTGTTCGACCGGTCGCCCGCCGGTGTCGCGCTCACCCCGGCGGGGGCCGTCCTGCTCGACGAGGCGCGCGCCCTGCTGGACCGGGCCGACCGGGCACGCGACCGCGTGGCCGCGGCGGCCGGGGCCGCCGGCCTGACCGTCGGCATCCTGGGCGACGGCGGCGGCCCGGACGCGGCGCGGCTGGCCCGCGCCTTCCGCCGGCGGCACCCGCACGCCGAGGTCCGCGTCCGCGACACGGACCTGACCGATCCGACCTGTGGTCTGCACGCCGGAACGGTGGACGTCGCCCTGACCCGCGGGCCGTTCGACGACACCGGGCTGACCGTGCGCGAGCTGCGGGCCGAGCCGGTGGGCGCCCTGCTGCGCGCCGACGATCCACTGGCCCGCCGCGACCGGCTGCGGCCGGCCGACCTGGCGGACCGCCGCTGGTTCCGCTTCCCGGCGGGCACCGACCCGCTCTGGCAGGCGTACTGGAACGCCGGGGAACCCCGCGAGGGCCCGGTGGTCCGCGCGGTCCGGGAGTGCCGGCAGGCCGTGCTCTGGAACGGCACGGTCGGCATGACGGTCCTGGGGCACGAGCCGGGCGAGGGGCTCGCCGTGGTGCCGCTGGACGGTGTGCCGCCGAGCCGGGTGGTGGTGGCGTGGCGGGCGGGTGAGGCGAGCCCGCTGGTCCGGTCGTTCGTGCGGATCGCCGTCGGGGTCTACGGCGATTGA
- a CDS encoding NADP-dependent oxidoreductase, translated as MRAVVQKTFGGPEVLELVEKERPVPLSAEVLIRVRASAVNPVDVAVRSGAFPLLGEPPFGVGWDVSGVVEEVGAGSRFKVGDEVYGMPFFPRAANAYAEYVAAPSRQVARKPASLDHVHAAALPLAALTAWQGLVDAAGVAEGDRVLIHRAAGGVGHLAVQIAKVRGAEVIALASAGKHEFVRGLGADEVIDYQSVDFTEAVKDVDVVFDSTAQGARSTRVLRPGGTLVSILEHGNRELAAAVEADGFRFAGVSVEPDYAALERIAALVDAGRIRPHVGATFPLAEAGKAHELVGAGRALGKVVLTLN; from the coding sequence ATGCGTGCTGTGGTGCAGAAGACCTTCGGCGGGCCCGAGGTGCTGGAGCTGGTGGAGAAGGAGCGGCCGGTCCCGCTCTCGGCCGAGGTGCTGATCCGGGTGCGGGCGAGCGCGGTGAACCCGGTGGACGTCGCCGTCCGGTCCGGGGCCTTCCCGCTGCTCGGCGAGCCGCCGTTCGGGGTCGGCTGGGACGTCTCGGGGGTCGTCGAGGAGGTCGGCGCCGGTTCCCGGTTCAAGGTCGGGGACGAGGTGTACGGGATGCCGTTCTTCCCGCGCGCCGCCAACGCCTACGCCGAGTACGTGGCCGCGCCCTCGCGCCAGGTCGCCCGGAAGCCCGCCTCGCTCGACCATGTGCACGCCGCCGCGCTGCCGCTCGCGGCGCTCACCGCCTGGCAGGGGCTGGTGGACGCGGCCGGCGTGGCGGAGGGCGACCGGGTGCTGATCCACCGGGCGGCCGGCGGGGTCGGGCACCTGGCGGTGCAGATCGCCAAGGTCCGGGGCGCCGAGGTGATCGCGCTGGCGAGCGCGGGCAAGCACGAGTTCGTCCGCGGGCTGGGCGCCGACGAGGTGATCGACTACCAGTCGGTCGACTTCACGGAGGCGGTGAAGGACGTCGACGTCGTCTTCGACTCCACGGCCCAGGGCGCCCGTTCGACGCGGGTCCTCCGTCCCGGCGGAACGCTCGTCAGCATCCTGGAGCACGGTAACCGGGAGCTCGCGGCGGCGGTGGAAGCCGACGGCTTCCGCTTCGCCGGGGTGTCGGTGGAGCCGGACTACGCGGCTCTGGAGCGGATCGCCGCCCTCGTGGACGCGGGCCGGATCCGGCCGCACGTCGGCGCCACGTTCCCGCTCGCCGAGGCGGGCAAGGCGCATGAGCTGGTGGGGGCGGGTCGGGCGCTGGGGAAGGTCGTGCTGACCCTTAACTAA